One part of the Pannonibacter sp. XCT-53 genome encodes these proteins:
- a CDS encoding DUF1176 domain-containing protein, with protein MTTAAVFRRLLCAAGALPLALLPFSAPLGATEVVLQDGAWTLSCDAEAQCTAETFVSVGERDYLRLALERPLAPAADMVLEFQSSLTPPVGGKVRLWVPSQDYRMVGDITREPDEGKVRFGGIVPDEPMMRALKAGDAATAVLELASGTKVEIPVPLDGFTPVLALMDDHQGRVGRQDALIISGPRPADSGSFQLALRPGGTETIQSSVSDDRRVRIIERRAVTDLAEVPDRVREAATSDPVCPLSDTLPALGATYYGINETSGIWELPCFLGAYQGTSVYVYSVLIDGDLNAALLHFQGPPTGEPTEDPEIISPSFDPATSVLTSFARARGIGDCGRLVTYELVYLEGESIGWEALTLREKKDCNGVDDAPESYPLIWSRDG; from the coding sequence ATGACCACAGCCGCAGTCTTCCGTCGTCTTCTGTGCGCCGCCGGGGCGCTGCCCCTCGCGCTGCTGCCCTTTTCCGCGCCGCTGGGGGCGACCGAAGTGGTGCTGCAGGACGGCGCCTGGACCCTCAGCTGCGATGCCGAGGCCCAGTGCACCGCCGAAACCTTCGTGTCGGTCGGGGAGCGAGACTACCTGCGGCTGGCGCTCGAACGGCCGCTCGCGCCGGCGGCGGACATGGTGCTCGAGTTCCAGTCCTCCCTGACCCCGCCGGTCGGCGGCAAGGTGCGGCTCTGGGTGCCGAGCCAGGACTACCGCATGGTCGGCGACATCACCCGCGAGCCGGACGAAGGCAAGGTCCGGTTCGGCGGCATCGTGCCTGACGAACCGATGATGCGCGCGCTCAAGGCCGGCGACGCGGCGACCGCCGTGCTGGAACTGGCCAGCGGGACCAAGGTGGAAATTCCCGTGCCGCTGGATGGCTTCACTCCGGTCCTCGCGCTGATGGACGATCATCAGGGTCGCGTCGGCCGCCAGGATGCCCTGATCATTTCCGGCCCCCGCCCGGCCGACAGCGGCAGCTTCCAGCTGGCGCTGCGCCCCGGCGGCACGGAGACGATCCAGTCCAGCGTCAGCGATGACCGCCGCGTGCGCATCATCGAACGCCGGGCGGTCACGGACCTGGCAGAGGTGCCCGACCGGGTCCGCGAGGCGGCGACCTCCGATCCCGTCTGCCCGCTTTCCGACACGCTGCCGGCCCTCGGCGCCACCTATTACGGCATCAACGAGACCAGCGGCATCTGGGAACTGCCCTGCTTCCTGGGGGCCTACCAGGGCACCTCGGTCTATGTCTATTCGGTGCTCATCGACGGCGATCTCAACGCGGCCCTGCTGCATTTCCAGGGCCCGCCGACCGGAGAGCCGACGGAAGACCCGGAAATCATCAGCCCGTCCTTCGACCCGGCGACGTCCGTGCTCACCTCCTTCGCCCGCGCCCGGGGCATCGGCGACTGCGGCCGGCTCGTGACCTACGAGCTGGTCTATCTGGAGGGCGAGAGCATCGGCTGGGAAGCCCTGACGCTGCGGGAAAAGAAGGACTGCAACGGCGTCGACGACGCGCCGGAGTCCTATCCGCTGATCTGGAGCCGCGACGGCTGA
- the uraD gene encoding 2-oxo-4-hydroxy-4-carboxy-5-ureidoimidazoline decarboxylase: protein MTTPLALAAVNALTAEAFVAQFGDVAEHSPWVAEEAARAAPFASRAALVEAFAAAMRRAPRERQLALIRAHPDLAGKAAVRGEIAEDSRREQAGAGLDRLSPEEFARFTALNEAYKARFGFPFILAVKGATKDLILAAFETRLHHDADTEFDTALTQIARIFRFRLEDRVED, encoded by the coding sequence ATGACGACACCCCTGGCCCTTGCGGCCGTGAACGCCCTGACCGCCGAGGCCTTCGTCGCGCAGTTCGGCGATGTGGCCGAGCACTCGCCGTGGGTGGCGGAAGAGGCGGCACGGGCCGCGCCCTTTGCCAGCCGCGCGGCGCTGGTGGAGGCCTTTGCCGCAGCCATGCGCCGGGCCCCGCGAGAGCGGCAGCTCGCGCTGATCCGCGCCCATCCCGACCTTGCCGGCAAGGCGGCGGTGCGCGGCGAGATCGCCGAGGACTCGCGAAGGGAACAGGCCGGCGCCGGTCTTGACCGGTTGAGCCCGGAGGAATTTGCCCGGTTCACGGCGCTGAACGAGGCCTACAAGGCCCGCTTCGGCTTTCCCTTCATCCTCGCCGTCAAGGGCGCGACCAAGGACCTGATCCTGGCGGCCTTCGAGACCCGGCTCCATCACGATGCGGACACGGAGTTCGACACGGCGCTGACGCAGATCGCACGGATCTTCCGGTTCCGGCTCGAGGACCGTGTGGAAGACTAG
- a CDS encoding urate hydroxylase PuuD encodes MMMTFAADWLNLLLRWAHLVVGIAWIGTSFYFIALDLALRKRDGMREGVYGTAWEVHGGGFYHVEKYTVAPSYLPQDLIWYKWEAYLTWVTGFALLVVQYYFNASSFLIDPSKVAMTPGEAVLISVFSLVAGWFIYDGLCRSPIGRNTPLLAVCLFALILGASYLFTQVFSGRGALIHVGAFIGTIMAVNVFGVIIPNQKKIVGSLLRGEAPDPKLGQMGKQRSVHNNYLTLPVLLMMVSNHYPMLTGHPHAWLLVALVLVIGGMVRHFLNRHEAGDPFARYWWTLPSAAAGLAVALVMTAPRDFSGAGTVADAEALKISQQHCVMCHAATPTHEGFTEAPKEVRLETVEDLRRYADQIMAQAVQSDAMPLGNETGMTDAERQTLGAWITQQK; translated from the coding sequence ATGATGATGACCTTCGCTGCCGACTGGCTCAACCTGCTGCTCCGCTGGGCGCATCTGGTCGTCGGCATCGCCTGGATCGGCACCTCGTTCTACTTCATCGCGCTCGACCTGGCGCTCCGGAAGCGGGACGGCATGCGCGAGGGCGTCTACGGCACCGCCTGGGAGGTGCATGGTGGCGGCTTCTATCATGTCGAGAAATACACGGTCGCTCCCTCCTACCTGCCGCAGGACCTCATCTGGTACAAGTGGGAGGCCTACCTCACCTGGGTGACCGGCTTCGCGCTGCTGGTGGTCCAGTACTATTTCAACGCCTCGTCCTTCCTGATCGACCCGTCCAAGGTCGCCATGACCCCCGGCGAGGCGGTGCTGATCTCGGTCTTCAGCCTTGTGGCGGGCTGGTTCATCTACGACGGCCTGTGCCGCTCGCCGATCGGGCGCAACACGCCGCTGCTCGCGGTCTGCCTGTTCGCCTTGATCCTGGGCGCCTCCTACCTGTTCACGCAAGTGTTCTCCGGCCGTGGCGCGCTCATTCACGTGGGGGCCTTCATCGGCACGATCATGGCCGTCAATGTCTTCGGGGTGATCATCCCGAACCAGAAGAAGATCGTCGGCAGCCTGCTGCGGGGCGAGGCCCCGGACCCGAAGCTCGGCCAGATGGGCAAGCAGCGGTCCGTGCACAACAACTACCTGACCCTGCCCGTGCTCCTGATGATGGTCTCGAACCATTATCCGATGCTGACCGGCCATCCGCATGCCTGGCTGCTGGTCGCGCTCGTGCTGGTGATCGGGGGCATGGTGCGCCACTTCCTCAACCGTCACGAGGCTGGCGATCCCTTCGCCCGCTACTGGTGGACGCTGCCCTCGGCCGCTGCCGGCCTGGCCGTGGCCCTGGTGATGACGGCGCCGCGCGACTTCTCGGGCGCCGGAACGGTCGCGGATGCGGAGGCCCTGAAGATCAGCCAGCAGCACTGCGTCATGTGCCATGCGGCAACCCCGACCCACGAAGGCTTCACCGAGGCCCCGAAGGAAGTGCGCCTTGAAACGGTGGAAGACCTGCGCCGCTACGCGGACCAGATCATGGCCCAGGCGGTCCAGTCCGACGCCATGCCGCTCGGCAACGAGACCGGCATGACCGACGCGGAGCGCCAGACCCTTGGTGCCTGGATCACGCAGCAGAAGTAG
- a CDS encoding BMP family ABC transporter substrate-binding protein, translated as MKNILKAAVAALALAAASTAAQAADLKACFVYVGPVGDFGWSYQHDQGRQAMEKHFAGKVETAYLESVPEGPDAERAIERFAREGCGIIFTTSFGYMNPTIKVAQKYPNVKFEHATGYKTAANVATYNSKFHEGRYILGQIAAKMSTKGTAGYIGSFPIPEVVSGINSFMLGAQSVNPDFKVKIVWVNSWFDPAKEADAAKALIDQGADIISQHTDSTAPLQVAAERGVLGFGQASDMIAFAPKSQLTSIIDEWGPYYIERVQAVLDGKWESKQTWHGLKEGHVVMAPYTNMPADVAAMAKATEEKIKGGWEPFTGPITKQDGTEAAAAGVRLEDAAILGMNWYVKGIDDKLPQ; from the coding sequence ATGAAGAACATCCTGAAAGCCGCCGTCGCGGCGCTTGCGCTGGCTGCCGCCAGCACGGCCGCCCAGGCCGCAGACCTGAAGGCCTGCTTCGTCTATGTCGGCCCGGTGGGTGATTTCGGCTGGTCCTACCAGCACGACCAGGGCCGCCAGGCGATGGAAAAGCATTTCGCCGGCAAGGTGGAGACCGCCTATCTGGAAAGCGTGCCGGAAGGCCCGGATGCCGAGCGCGCGATCGAGCGCTTCGCCCGTGAAGGCTGCGGCATCATCTTCACCACCTCCTTCGGCTACATGAACCCCACCATCAAGGTGGCGCAGAAGTATCCGAACGTGAAGTTCGAGCACGCAACCGGCTACAAGACCGCAGCCAACGTGGCCACCTACAACTCCAAGTTCCACGAGGGCCGCTACATCCTCGGCCAGATCGCGGCCAAGATGTCGACGAAGGGCACCGCGGGCTACATCGGTTCGTTCCCGATCCCGGAAGTGGTTTCCGGCATCAACTCCTTCATGCTCGGCGCCCAGTCGGTGAACCCGGACTTCAAGGTCAAGATCGTCTGGGTCAACTCGTGGTTCGACCCGGCCAAGGAAGCCGATGCGGCCAAGGCGCTGATCGACCAGGGCGCGGACATCATCTCGCAGCACACCGATTCCACCGCACCGCTGCAGGTGGCGGCCGAGCGTGGTGTGCTGGGCTTCGGACAGGCCTCCGACATGATCGCCTTTGCGCCGAAGTCGCAGCTCACCTCGATCATCGACGAGTGGGGCCCGTACTACATCGAGCGCGTGCAGGCCGTGCTCGACGGCAAGTGGGAAAGCAAGCAGACCTGGCACGGCCTCAAGGAAGGCCATGTCGTGATGGCGCCCTACACCAACATGCCGGCTGACGTCGCCGCCATGGCCAAGGCAACCGAGGAGAAGATCAAGGGCGGCTGGGAGCCGTTCACCGGTCCGATCACCAAGCAGGACGGCACCGAGGCCGCCGCCGCAGGCGTCCGCCTGGAAGACGCCGCCATCCTCGGCATGAACTGGTACGTCAAGGGCATCGACGACAAGCTGCCGCAGTAA
- a CDS encoding ABC transporter permease: protein MFEAILLTVITAATPLLLAAIGELVVERSGVLNLGVEGMMIMGAVTGFAVANVTGSGALGVLGAIAAGMALSALFAFLVLVLVTNQVATGLALTLLGLGLSGLIGEAFIGVPGLKLEKLDIPFLSDIPFVGPVLFSQDPIVYASFALVAAVAWALTRARIGLILRAVGDNHSSAHALGLSVLKVRFLAILFGGACAGLAGGYMSLAYTPQWVENMTAGRGWIALALVVFASWLPWRVVIGAYLFGAVTVLTFHAQAIGAGVPSQLLSSLPYLATILVLVLISSNRRLTLVNTPACLGKPFVPDR, encoded by the coding sequence ATGTTTGAGGCGATCCTGCTGACCGTGATCACCGCCGCCACACCGCTGCTGCTGGCTGCCATCGGCGAGCTGGTGGTGGAACGCTCCGGCGTCCTCAACCTCGGCGTCGAGGGCATGATGATCATGGGGGCCGTCACCGGTTTTGCGGTCGCCAACGTGACCGGATCGGGGGCCCTCGGTGTCCTCGGGGCCATTGCTGCCGGCATGGCGCTGTCTGCCCTGTTCGCGTTTCTGGTGCTGGTGCTGGTCACCAACCAGGTGGCGACCGGGCTGGCGCTGACGTTGCTCGGCCTTGGCCTCTCGGGCCTCATCGGCGAGGCCTTCATCGGCGTGCCGGGACTGAAGCTGGAGAAGCTCGACATCCCGTTCCTGAGCGACATTCCCTTCGTCGGACCGGTGCTGTTCAGCCAGGACCCGATCGTCTACGCCTCCTTCGCGCTGGTGGCCGCCGTCGCCTGGGCGCTGACCCGCGCGCGCATCGGGCTGATCCTGCGTGCCGTTGGCGACAACCACAGCTCGGCGCACGCGCTTGGCCTGTCGGTGCTGAAGGTGCGTTTCCTCGCGATCCTGTTTGGCGGTGCCTGCGCCGGCCTGGCCGGGGGCTACATGTCGCTCGCCTACACGCCGCAATGGGTGGAGAACATGACGGCCGGACGCGGCTGGATCGCGCTGGCGCTGGTCGTGTTCGCCTCCTGGCTGCCCTGGCGGGTCGTCATCGGCGCCTACCTGTTCGGTGCGGTGACGGTGCTGACCTTCCACGCACAGGCGATCGGTGCCGGCGTGCCCTCGCAGCTCTTGTCGAGCCTGCCCTATCTTGCCACCATCCTCGTGCTGGTGCTGATTTCCTCGAACCGCCGCCTGACGCTGGTCAACACGCCCGCCTGTCTCGGCAAGCCGTTCGTTCCCGATCGCTGA
- a CDS encoding ABC transporter permease, with translation MMRLVLVKRAEHSRLMTGLSPVIAVALTMVSAGILFAAAGHDPALALYTFFIEPLTDSWSLQEVLVKATPLVLIACGLSVCYLSNNWNIGAEGQFVVGAIAGSVLPIMVPAFESVLTLPLMLLMGAVGGALFALIPALLKTRFNTNEILVSLMLVYVANLALDYLVRGPWRDPGGFNFPESALFSAAATLPTLGDGRLSVSLLVAIAVAILLSVLLARTLKGFEIRVLGESPRAGAFAGFSSRRMTVFAFLLSGALAGLAGIMEVAGSIGQLQPTISPGYGFTAIIVAFLGRLNPLAILVAGFVLALSYIGGEGVQASMGISDKIASVVQGMLLFFVLACDTLILYRIKLQSGQTAKGERAHV, from the coding sequence ATGATGCGCCTCGTTCTCGTCAAACGCGCCGAACACAGCCGCCTGATGACGGGCCTGTCGCCGGTCATCGCGGTCGCCCTGACCATGGTCTCCGCCGGCATCCTGTTTGCGGCCGCAGGCCACGATCCGGCGCTTGCCCTCTATACCTTCTTCATCGAGCCCCTGACCGACAGCTGGTCGCTGCAGGAGGTGCTGGTGAAGGCGACGCCGCTGGTGCTGATCGCCTGCGGCCTCTCGGTCTGCTACCTGTCGAACAACTGGAACATCGGGGCGGAAGGCCAGTTCGTCGTCGGCGCCATCGCCGGATCGGTGCTGCCGATCATGGTCCCGGCCTTCGAGAGCGTGCTGACCTTGCCGCTGATGCTGCTGATGGGGGCCGTCGGCGGCGCCCTGTTCGCGCTGATCCCGGCGCTGCTCAAGACCCGCTTCAACACCAACGAGATCCTCGTCAGCCTGATGCTGGTCTATGTGGCGAACCTGGCGCTGGACTATCTGGTGCGCGGCCCGTGGCGCGATCCGGGCGGGTTCAATTTCCCGGAATCCGCGCTGTTCTCGGCGGCTGCGACCCTGCCGACGCTGGGAGACGGGCGCCTGTCGGTGTCGCTGCTGGTCGCCATTGCCGTGGCGATCCTCCTGTCCGTGCTGCTTGCCCGGACCCTGAAGGGGTTCGAGATCCGGGTGCTTGGCGAGAGCCCGCGCGCCGGCGCCTTCGCCGGCTTTTCCTCCCGGCGCATGACCGTCTTTGCCTTCCTGCTGTCGGGCGCACTGGCCGGACTTGCCGGCATCATGGAAGTGGCCGGCTCCATCGGCCAGCTGCAGCCGACAATCTCGCCGGGCTACGGCTTCACCGCCATCATCGTGGCCTTCCTCGGCCGTCTCAATCCGCTTGCCATCCTGGTCGCCGGGTTCGTGCTGGCGCTGAGCTACATCGGCGGCGAGGGCGTGCAGGCCTCCATGGGCATCTCCGACAAGATTGCCAGCGTCGTGCAGGGGATGCTGCTGTTCTTCGTGCTCGCCTGCGACACCCTCATCCTCTACCGGATCAAGCTGCAGTCCGGTCAGACCGCAAAGGGAGAGCGCGCCCATGTTTGA
- a CDS encoding ABC transporter ATP-binding protein → MDSSTAAADEQRTSAPPGGGSGGRRAGADVLLAAQGITKRFGAVAANADVDLVVNAGEIHALLGENGAGKSTLVKILYGALQPDAGRVTWQGREVRVASPAAARALGIGMVFQHFSLFEALSVAENIALALEKPGTMRSLADRIRAVSRDYGLPLDPDALVADLPVGIRQRIEIVRCLLQQPRLIIMDEPTSVLTPQEADELFLTLKRLASEGCAVLYISHRLEEVQRICHHATILRHGKVVAECDPTRETPGSLARMMVGADIAHVAAAAQAPGAAATRLAARRLSLPAATPFAVPLTDVTLEVRAGEVVAVAGVAGNGQGELFDALTGERRTAPGMVEIDGTACGNEGITRRRQRGAAFVPEERLGHGAVPGFRLSSNLLLTRHATGDGLVKGGFVAFAAMAAMERRIKQVYDVRMSHDDPEARALSGGNLQKFVVGRELSRNPGVLIVNQPTWGVDAGAAALIRQALVDLARKGSAVLVISQDLDEIYEIADRIAVISRGQLSLAEPAAAMSRERIGLLMAGGAEAAAPTGSSTAARRA, encoded by the coding sequence GTGGACAGCAGCACTGCAGCAGCCGATGAGCAACGGACATCAGCTCCGCCGGGCGGTGGCAGCGGCGGCCGGCGCGCGGGCGCCGACGTCCTGCTTGCGGCACAAGGGATCACCAAGCGGTTCGGCGCCGTCGCCGCCAACGCCGACGTGGACCTGGTCGTCAACGCGGGCGAGATCCATGCCCTCCTCGGCGAGAACGGCGCCGGCAAGTCAACGCTGGTGAAGATCCTCTACGGGGCGCTGCAGCCCGACGCAGGCCGCGTCACCTGGCAGGGGAGGGAGGTCCGGGTGGCCTCGCCCGCCGCCGCGCGCGCCCTCGGCATCGGCATGGTGTTCCAGCATTTCTCGCTGTTCGAGGCCCTCAGCGTTGCGGAGAACATCGCGCTGGCGCTGGAAAAGCCCGGAACCATGCGCAGCCTTGCCGACAGGATCCGCGCCGTCTCGCGCGACTACGGCCTGCCGCTCGACCCCGACGCCCTTGTCGCCGACCTGCCCGTCGGCATCCGCCAGCGCATCGAGATCGTCCGCTGCCTGCTGCAGCAGCCCCGTCTCATCATCATGGACGAGCCGACCTCCGTGCTGACCCCGCAGGAGGCGGACGAGCTGTTCCTGACCCTGAAGCGTCTGGCCTCGGAGGGCTGCGCTGTCCTCTACATCAGCCATCGCCTGGAGGAGGTGCAGCGCATTTGCCACCACGCCACAATCCTGCGTCACGGCAAGGTGGTCGCCGAATGCGACCCGACACGGGAAACGCCCGGTTCGCTCGCGCGGATGATGGTCGGGGCCGACATCGCCCATGTGGCGGCCGCAGCACAGGCCCCCGGGGCAGCGGCAACGCGGCTCGCCGCCCGCCGCCTGAGCCTGCCGGCGGCCACGCCCTTCGCCGTGCCGCTGACCGACGTGACGCTCGAGGTCAGGGCTGGCGAGGTCGTGGCGGTTGCCGGCGTGGCCGGCAACGGGCAGGGCGAACTCTTCGATGCGCTGACCGGCGAGCGACGCACCGCGCCCGGCATGGTCGAGATCGACGGCACGGCCTGCGGCAACGAGGGCATCACCCGCCGGCGCCAGCGCGGCGCGGCCTTCGTGCCGGAAGAACGGCTCGGCCATGGCGCCGTTCCCGGCTTCCGGCTGTCCTCCAACCTGCTGCTGACCCGCCATGCGACCGGTGACGGTCTGGTGAAGGGCGGCTTCGTCGCCTTTGCGGCCATGGCAGCGATGGAGCGGCGCATCAAGCAGGTCTATGACGTGCGCATGTCGCATGACGACCCGGAAGCCCGCGCGCTATCGGGCGGCAACCTGCAGAAATTCGTCGTCGGACGCGAGCTGTCGCGCAATCCCGGCGTGCTGATCGTGAACCAGCCGACCTGGGGCGTGGATGCCGGCGCGGCCGCGCTCATCCGCCAGGCGCTGGTCGATCTCGCCCGCAAGGGATCGGCCGTGCTCGTGATCAGCCAGGACCTCGACGAGATCTACGAGATCGCCGACCGGATCGCGGTCATCTCGCGCGGCCAGCTGTCGCTGGCCGAACCGGCTGCTGCCATGAGCCGCGAACGCATCGGCCTGCTGATGGCCGGCGGTGCGGAAGCCGCTGCCCCGACCGGCTCGTCGACTGCAGCCCGGAGAGCATGA
- the xdhC gene encoding xanthine dehydrogenase accessory protein XdhC, with amino-acid sequence MSLWRRMSGCLERDGACALVTVAEVAGSAPREVGARMIVRADGSLSGTIGGGTLEFEAIRWAMAALAAGRRELVIRRVSLGPDLGQCCGGRVDVAIETFSVADRGEVSALAAREAEGGRFVTRRDPVTGLRKVQTPDTGGPLAAFTRAADGAILEVFGATDRPVWLFGAGHVGRAVVLALAPLPFAVTWIDSRPEMFPAAMPGDLTCIAHDRPADLVDKAPADAFVLIMTHSHALDEDIAAAALRTGRFPYVGVIGSATKRARFVSRLGKRGLAPAAVAALVCPVGAGGVASKLPAAIAASIAVELLVTNEAANAESLSNQTLALGSGLRQ; translated from the coding sequence ATGAGCCTGTGGCGCCGGATGTCCGGGTGTCTCGAGCGGGACGGGGCCTGCGCCCTCGTCACCGTGGCCGAGGTGGCCGGCTCGGCGCCGCGCGAGGTGGGCGCGCGGATGATCGTGCGCGCCGACGGCAGCCTCAGCGGCACCATCGGCGGCGGCACGCTCGAGTTCGAGGCGATCCGCTGGGCCATGGCCGCACTGGCCGCCGGACGGCGCGAGCTTGTGATCCGCCGGGTCTCGCTCGGCCCGGACCTCGGGCAGTGCTGCGGCGGGCGGGTCGATGTGGCGATCGAGACCTTCTCGGTCGCGGACCGGGGCGAGGTGTCGGCCCTTGCGGCGCGCGAGGCCGAGGGCGGACGGTTTGTGACCCGGCGCGATCCGGTCACCGGCCTGCGCAAGGTCCAGACCCCGGACACGGGCGGGCCCCTTGCCGCCTTCACGCGGGCCGCCGATGGCGCGATCCTTGAGGTGTTCGGCGCGACGGACCGGCCGGTGTGGCTGTTCGGGGCCGGCCATGTCGGACGGGCGGTCGTGCTGGCGCTCGCGCCCTTGCCCTTCGCGGTGACGTGGATCGACAGCCGGCCCGAGATGTTTCCGGCGGCAATGCCGGGCGACCTGACCTGCATCGCCCATGACCGGCCAGCGGATCTGGTGGACAAGGCGCCGGCGGATGCCTTTGTTTTGATCATGACGCATTCGCATGCGCTGGACGAGGACATCGCCGCGGCGGCGCTGAGAACGGGCAGATTTCCCTATGTCGGCGTGATCGGCAGCGCGACCAAGCGGGCCCGGTTTGTCAGCCGGCTTGGCAAACGTGGCCTCGCCCCTGCGGCAGTTGCAGCCCTGGTCTGCCCGGTCGGCGCTGGCGGCGTTGCCTCCAAGCTGCCGGCAGCCATCGCGGCGTCGATTGCGGTCGAACTGCTGGTCACAAATGAGGCAGCAAACGCGGAAAGCTTATCCAATCAGACCCTTGCGCTAGGCTCAGGGCTCAGACAATAA